The DNA sequence TGGAATAAATCGGCTAGGGCATTTTGCACATGCACACGCACAAAGGTCGGCGTTTCAGGACTGATTTTGCCTTTGACGAGGGCATAATGCAGGGTTTTATCCAAGATGCTTTGATAGGCGGTCAAGGCAAAATTGCCGTAGGCGGTGGGCAATTCGCAGGAAGCGACGGCGGTAACGGTTTGTTCGCGAGCAAGGCGGTAAGTGATGAGATCGGCAATGGTGCCGATTTTTAAGCCGTGTTCTTGGGCGAAGATTTCCAAATCGGGACGGCGCGCCATCGTGCCGTCTTCTTTTAAAATTTCGCAAATCACGGCGGCCGGCTCAAGCCCTGCTAAACGCGCCAAATCGCTGCTGGCTTCGGTATGCCCTGCGCGTACCAGCACGCCGCCTTCGCGTGCCACTATCGGGAAAATATGCCCCGGCTGTACCACGTCTTCAGGACGTGCATCGCGGGCGGCGGCGACTTGAATCGTCAAGGCGCGGTCTTGCGCGGAAATGCCGGTGGTTACGCCTTGCGCCGCTTCAATCGAGACGGTAAAGGCGGTGGCGTAAGCGGCGGTGTTGTGTTCGGTTTGCGGACGCAGTCCGAGTTGTTTGGCGCGCTCTTGGGTGATGGTCATGCAGACCAATCCGCGCGCGTGTTTGACCATGAAATTAATCAGTTCAGGGGTGATATGTTCGGCGGCAACGACCAAATCGCCTTCGTTTTCGCGGTCTTCGTCATCCATTAAGATAACTGCTTTTCCCGCGGCCAAATCGGCAATGATTTCTTCTGTGCTGTTGAGTTGCATAGCTTCTCCTAAAAATGTTTAAAAGCCGAAGGCGCGCAATTTCGCTTCCGTCAAACCTTCGCCTTCGCTTTGCTGACTGAGCAGGCGTTCTAAATAGCGCGCGAGCAAGTCCACTTCTAAATTCACTTCCCGTCCGACGGCATATGTGCCTAAGCTGGTGCGCTGCATGGTGTGCGGCACGATATTGACGTGGAATAGATGGTCTTGCACTTCATTGACGGTCAGGCTGATGCCGTCAATGCAAATCGAGCCTTTTTTGGCGATATAGCGTGCCAGTTCGCGCGGCGCGGCAAAAATCAGACGTTCGCTGCGTCCGTCGGGAAAGCGGTCGCATAAGGTGCCGATGCCGTCCACATGCCCGCTGACCAAATGTCCGCCCAAAGGGGTGGATAAGGTTAGGGCGCGTTCCAAATTCACGGTTTCGTCGACGCTTAATTGTCCTAATGTGGTTAAGGCTAGGGTTTCTGCCGACACATCGGCGCGGAAGAAATCTTTGCCCAATTCTACTGCGGTCAGGCACACGCCGTTAACGGCGATGCTGTCGCCCAATTGCGAAGTGCTGAAATCGAAGTACTCGGAGGCGATGAGCAGACTTTGGTCTTCGCCGTGTTGCTCGCGTTGGCGCAATTGCCCTGTGTTTTCAATGATGCCTGTAAACATGGTCTTAATCCTGTGTGGCGCGGCGCAGCGTGAAATGCCAGTCTTCGCCCAGCATGCGGCTGCCGCAAATGCGATAGGCTATTTTAGCAGATAAGTGCGGCAAAGGCGCGGTCAGGAGTAGGGGGCGGGCGTCCGCGCCGAGAAATACGGGGGCGAGATAGAGCTGCACTTCGTCCGCCAGTCCTTCGTCGAGCATGGCGCCGCCCAAAGCTGCGCCGGCTTCTGCGAAAACATGATTGATTTGCCGCCTGCCTAATGCTTCCAATAAGGCGCGCAAAGGCACTTTGCCTTGCGGATTGGGCGCAAAGCGCAGAATTTCCGCTCGTGCGGCAAGTTCGGGGCGTGCAGGCGCTGTTTCTAGCGTGGCGATAATGACGGGACTTGCTTCGGCAAATAGCGCGGCATCGGCAGGAATGCGCAGGCGGCTGTCGATAATGACGCGTATCGGCTGCTGCTGCGCGCGTGCAGTCGGATAACGTGCGTTCAAACGCGCATTGTCTGCTATGACGCTGCCGCTGCCGGCAAGAATCGCGTCGGCGGCAAGGCGTTGTTCATGCACGTTTTCGCGCGCGGCGGCACCGGTAATCCATTGGCTTTCGCCGTTAGCCAGCGCCGTGCGTCCGTCCATAGAGGCGGCGAGTTTGAGGCTGACAAAGGGCAGCCCTGTCCGCATACGATGAAAAAAAGCGCGATTCAAATCTAAGGCTTCCTGCTCGCAAACGCCGACGGTACAGACAACGCCTGCCGTCTGTAATTTGGCGATGCCTTTGCCGGCGACTTGCGGATTCGGGTCGCGGCAGGCGATGATAACTTCGGCAATACCGGCGGCAATCAAAGCGTCTGCGCAGGGCGGGGTGCGTCCGAAATGGGCGCAGGGCTCAAGGCTGACATAGGCGACGGCACCGCGTGCCTGCGCACCTGCCATGCGCAGAGCATGTACTTCGGCATGCGGGGTGCCGGCGGTTTGATGAAAGCCTGCGCCAATTAAGGCGCCGTTTTTAACAATGACACAGCCCACGCGCGGATTAGGCGCGGCGGAATATTTGCCTTGCGCGGCAAGATGCAGGGCATGACGCATCCAATATTCATGCGGAGGCAGGGAGGCGTCGCCGGA is a window from the Suttonella indologenes genome containing:
- the ribBA gene encoding bifunctional 3,4-dihydroxy-2-butanone-4-phosphate synthase/GTP cyclohydrolase II, yielding MQLNSTEEIIADLAAGKAVILMDDEDRENEGDLVVAAEHITPELINFMVKHARGLVCMTITQERAKQLGLRPQTEHNTAAYATAFTVSIEAAQGVTTGISAQDRALTIQVAAARDARPEDVVQPGHIFPIVAREGGVLVRAGHTEASSDLARLAGLEPAAVICEILKEDGTMARRPDLEIFAQEHGLKIGTIADLITYRLAREQTVTAVASCELPTAYGNFALTAYQSILDKTLHYALVKGKISPETPTFVRVHVQNALADLFQADLSERNFQLDDALKRLAQEPQGIIVVIDDGQNTNDIVARMHAFAHNIAPPKRKQEQDLRTYGIGAQILAAQHVGKMRLLSAPYKFTGLSGYQLEVHEFIGDTH
- a CDS encoding riboflavin synthase, with the protein product MFTGIIENTGQLRQREQHGEDQSLLIASEYFDFSTSQLGDSIAVNGVCLTAVELGKDFFRADVSAETLALTTLGQLSVDETVNLERALTLSTPLGGHLVSGHVDGIGTLCDRFPDGRSERLIFAAPRELARYIAKKGSICIDGISLTVNEVQDHLFHVNIVPHTMQRTSLGTYAVGREVNLEVDLLARYLERLLSQQSEGEGLTEAKLRAFGF
- the ribD gene encoding bifunctional diaminohydroxyphosphoribosylaminopyrimidine deaminase/5-amino-6-(5-phosphoribosylamino)uracil reductase RibD, whose translation is MNSINPKSGDASLPPHEYWMRHALHLAAQGKYSAAPNPRVGCVIVKNGALIGAGFHQTAGTPHAEVHALRMAGAQARGAVAYVSLEPCAHFGRTPPCADALIAAGIAEVIIACRDPNPQVAGKGIAKLQTAGVVCTVGVCEQEALDLNRAFFHRMRTGLPFVSLKLAASMDGRTALANGESQWITGAAARENVHEQRLAADAILAGSGSVIADNARLNARYPTARAQQQPIRVIIDSRLRIPADAALFAEASPVIIATLETAPARPELAARAEILRFAPNPQGKVPLRALLEALGRRQINHVFAEAGAALGGAMLDEGLADEVQLYLAPVFLGADARPLLLTAPLPHLSAKIAYRICGSRMLGEDWHFTLRRATQD